One region of Solea senegalensis isolate Sse05_10M linkage group LG14, IFAPA_SoseM_1, whole genome shotgun sequence genomic DNA includes:
- the foxq2 gene encoding forkhead box Q2: MTTEDRSSCTSIRESLGLSFTIDYLLFNKGVKGSKEEATISLMAVQTANDMLNRQNSKPEEVGIRPEIQEKQLQRSEVDSEGRKVKEEEGDEVQQEGEEDVTTTTTKTTTSMRSASEKSANKPNQSYITLISEAILSSRLKKLLLCDIYQWIMDHYPYFKSKDKNWRNSVRHNLSLNDCFIKAGRSGDGRGHFWAIHPSNYQDFSNGDYHCRRVRRRARRVSGQPPLSSLSSSYHPALTHPHLMTCWCCHPGRRLPLSCSALRHYCPCSCLHRQMHLHLGLQASVH; this comes from the exons ATGACAACGGAGGACAGAAGCAGCTGCACCAGCATCAGGGAAAGTCTGGGACTGAGTTTCACTATTGACTACCTTCTGTTCAATAAAGGAGTCAAAGGTTCTAAGGAAGAAGCAACAATAAGTCTTATGGCCGTGCAGACAGCGAACGACATGCTTAATCGTCAGAATTCTAAACCCGAGGAGGTGGGGATACGTCCTGAGATACAAGAGAAGCAGCTACAGAGGTCAGAGGTAGACTCTGAGGGAAGGAAAGTcaaagaagaggagggggatgAAGTGCaacaagagggagaggaggacgtgacgaccaccaccaccaaaacCACCACGTCCATGCGCAGCGCTTCAGAGAAATCTGCAAACAAACCCAACCAGTCATACATTACACTCATCTCTGAGGCAATCCTGTCATCCAGGCTAAAGAAACTTCTGCTATGTGACATCTACCAGTGGATCATGGACCACTACCCTTACTTCAAGAGTAAG GACAAAAACTGGAGGAACAGTGTTCGTCACAACTTGTCTCTGAATGATTGCTTCATCAAAGCAGGCCGCAGTGGCGACGGCAGAGGCCACTTCTGGGCAATTCACCCATCTAATTATCAGGACTTTTCTAACGGGGACTATCACTGTCGGAGGGTCCGGCGGAGAGCACGCAGGGTGTCGGGAcagcctcctctctcctccctgagCTCCTCCTACCACCCTGCCCTCACCCACCCCCATCTAATGACCTGTTGGTGCTGCCATCCTGGCCGAAGACTGCCTCTGTCATGCTCGGCACTCAGACATTACTGCCCTTGTTCCTGCTTGCACCGACAAATGCATCTTCACCTGGGCCTGCAGGCCTCTGTACACTGA